The Jeotgalibacillus haloalkalitolerans DNA segment TTCTGGAGAAGATTGCTCCAGTACTTGGTGTTACGGTCAACTCTCTGCTGGACCCTGATAGTGATGAAAAAAACGTGGACAGTGAGTGGGTGAATCTCGCGAAAACAGCAATGGAATCCGGGATCTCTAAAGAACAGTTTAAAGAGTTTATTGAATTTAACAAATGGCGTATCAATCAAAAATAGCCTGTGCAGCGAAATGCTTTGCACAGGCTATCTTATCGTTTTAAATCAGTCTTACCCAACAACTAAATCATTCCTCCTCCAATTGGCAGAACCTGCTCCTTCCAGGAAATCTCTAATATCCTCCACCGGAATTCCTGCTTGTACAGCTTCCTCAATAAGCGCCATCCATTCAACATCCACTTCGTGTTTACGACCCATTACATTCCCCTCCTAAAATACTTTCTACAGTACTTCAGGCGGCTCAGCCGTCATAGCTCCCTATCTCTTTCTTGGCCTTAGACCCGTAAGCTTTGCGTCCCACCCTTTCAGATGGTTTGCCTTTTTCTGTTCTCTCAAAGCGATTGCTGCATCTGGGATCAACTTAGGGCTAAAAGTTTGAGTTTAGGTATAATTTCTGGTATGAACTTATATTATCACTAGGATAGTCACAAATAAATAGTCCTATTTACCTAAATATTCTGACTTTTTCAACATTAAATTTATGTTACAATGTTTCATTTGGATTATTTTGAGGAATGGTGGTAAGCAGATTGACGAATGTGCTGATTCAGTTCGTAATAAGAGACTGCTCTGAGAGATGGAAATGTAGTGAGATCCTCACCGCATACAGGACAAAGCCAGATTTCAAGGGTACCGCTGCTATAGGAAGACCG contains these protein-coding regions:
- a CDS encoding helix-turn-helix domain-containing protein yields the protein MIGDRVKALRKEKKMSLTELAEQAGVAKSYISSLERNLQKNPSIQFLEKIAPVLGVTVNSLLDPDSDEKNVDSEWVNLAKTAMESGISKEQFKEFIEFNKWRINQK
- a CDS encoding anti-repressor SinI family protein; amino-acid sequence: MGRKHEVDVEWMALIEEAVQAGIPVEDIRDFLEGAGSANWRRNDLVVG